A section of the Caballeronia sp. M1242 genome encodes:
- a CDS encoding acetyltransferase, with product MRKRLLIIGGGGLGRIVHDVLSKDASLRDEIELGGFLDTRADVAIPEGLDCAVVGNPLDYKVQEGDLFIPAVGDPVWRKKLVAPLQAQGAAFFSFKNGASVAARVRIGEGTFVTPGAVVSTDCVIGAFTYIDTYTIVGHDVTVGEHCMIGAMTFIAGGVNIGEGVTVNPRSTIAKGVTIGAGATIGIGSVVVKDVPPGVTVFGNPARTI from the coding sequence ATGCGTAAGAGGCTATTGATTATCGGCGGCGGCGGTTTGGGCCGCATCGTACACGACGTGCTGTCGAAAGACGCCTCGCTGCGCGACGAAATCGAGCTTGGCGGATTCCTCGACACGCGCGCAGACGTCGCTATACCGGAAGGCCTGGATTGCGCTGTCGTCGGCAATCCGCTCGACTACAAGGTTCAGGAAGGCGATCTGTTCATCCCGGCCGTCGGTGATCCTGTTTGGCGCAAGAAGCTCGTGGCGCCGTTGCAGGCGCAAGGCGCGGCGTTCTTCAGCTTCAAGAATGGCGCCTCCGTGGCAGCGCGCGTGCGGATCGGCGAAGGCACTTTCGTGACGCCAGGCGCGGTCGTTTCGACGGACTGCGTGATCGGTGCGTTCACCTATATCGATACCTACACGATCGTCGGACACGACGTCACGGTCGGCGAGCATTGCATGATCGGTGCAATGACGTTCATCGCGGGCGGCGTGAATATCGGCGAAGGCGTGACCGTCAATCCGCGCTCGACGATCGCGAAGGGCGTCACCATCGGCGCTGGAGCGACGATCGGCATCGGCTCCGTCGTCGTCAAAGACGTCCCGCCGGGCGTGACCGTTTTCGGCAACCCCGCACGGACGATCTGA
- a CDS encoding SDR family NAD(P)-dependent oxidoreductase, with the protein MTVQDAFSLGGKRILVTGASSGIGRQIAVRCAQAGATVIATGRDEARLRSLIDELGGEGHGYFTCDLGNDDSIKQLAQDVGKFDGIVHSAGIAALAPLRLASRTHIEDQFRINALGPILLTQQLLVRNAVNRGGSIVFISSISAHIGVAGVGAYGGSKGALESMARVLSMEVAKRAIRVNCLAPGSVETPMLQAARRTTDSIDETAARYPLGLGLPDDVAYTAIFFLSSASRWITGTTLVMDGGHTVG; encoded by the coding sequence ATGACCGTGCAAGATGCATTCTCACTCGGCGGCAAACGCATACTCGTGACGGGCGCTTCATCCGGCATCGGGCGGCAGATCGCCGTGCGCTGCGCGCAGGCTGGCGCAACGGTGATCGCGACTGGACGCGACGAGGCGCGCTTGCGTAGCCTCATCGACGAACTGGGCGGCGAAGGTCACGGCTATTTCACGTGCGACCTGGGCAACGACGATAGCATCAAGCAGTTGGCGCAAGACGTCGGCAAGTTCGACGGCATCGTGCACAGTGCGGGCATCGCTGCGCTGGCACCGTTGAGGCTTGCATCGCGCACGCACATCGAAGACCAGTTCCGCATCAACGCGTTGGGCCCGATCTTGCTGACGCAGCAGCTTCTTGTCCGCAACGCGGTGAACCGCGGTGGTTCGATCGTGTTCATCTCATCGATATCGGCACATATCGGCGTGGCGGGTGTCGGGGCATATGGCGGCAGCAAGGGCGCGCTCGAAAGTATGGCGCGCGTGTTGTCGATGGAAGTTGCCAAGCGAGCGATTCGCGTCAACTGTCTCGCGCCGGGCTCAGTGGAGACGCCCATGCTGCAGGCGGCGCGGCGCACGACGGACAGCATCGACGAAACGGCCGCCCGTTATCCGCTGGGATTGGGACTGCCGGATGACGTTGCCTATACCGCCATCTTTTTTCTTTCCAGCGCAAGCCGATGGATCACGGGCACCACGCTCGTGATGGACGGCGGGCACACGGTCGGGTAA
- a CDS encoding ketoacyl-ACP synthase III: MGLSTLHNVRFAGMATCVPKRVVDNIEDAPPQIRSERERLVRNIGIRQRRLCPEWQCFSDLAFVAAEKLLADLEWSRDEIDALIVVSQSPDYIIPATSIILQDRLGLPHTTIAFDVNLGCSGYPFGIHLLGSMIASGAIKKGLLLVGDRAGSIKDPIFSDAGTATALEFDANAAPMFFNLNSDGSGHKAIMLPVGGHREPVTTQHTLKYQDENGFMRSPMDLILDGTAVLSFSTQRVPPAVDTLLNYAKAEKEQIDYFVFHQANRMINETIRKKLGLAAEKVPSTLHDFGNTSGASLPVTMTARLHDTLDDAKHRLLLCGFGIGLSWGGAIVDIESAKFPALIEA; this comes from the coding sequence ATGGGCCTTTCCACTCTGCACAACGTGCGCTTCGCAGGCATGGCGACCTGCGTGCCCAAGCGCGTCGTTGACAACATCGAAGACGCGCCGCCGCAGATCCGCTCGGAGCGCGAGCGGCTGGTGCGCAACATCGGCATCCGGCAACGCCGTCTGTGCCCCGAGTGGCAATGTTTCTCGGACCTCGCATTCGTCGCTGCGGAGAAGTTGCTGGCGGACCTCGAATGGTCACGCGATGAGATCGACGCACTGATCGTCGTCTCGCAGTCGCCTGACTACATCATTCCCGCCACGTCCATCATTCTGCAGGACCGTCTCGGCCTGCCGCACACGACCATCGCGTTCGATGTGAACCTGGGTTGCTCCGGCTATCCGTTCGGCATTCATCTGCTCGGCAGCATGATTGCGTCGGGCGCGATCAAGAAGGGGCTGCTGCTGGTCGGCGACCGCGCCGGTTCAATCAAGGATCCGATCTTCTCTGACGCCGGCACCGCGACCGCGCTGGAGTTCGACGCGAACGCCGCGCCGATGTTCTTCAACCTGAACAGCGATGGCAGCGGACACAAGGCGATCATGCTGCCCGTCGGCGGTCATCGCGAGCCTGTTACGACGCAACACACGCTTAAGTATCAGGACGAGAACGGCTTCATGCGTTCGCCGATGGATCTGATCCTCGACGGGACGGCTGTCCTCAGCTTCTCGACGCAGCGCGTGCCGCCCGCAGTCGACACGCTGCTGAACTACGCGAAGGCGGAGAAAGAGCAGATCGATTACTTCGTCTTCCATCAGGCGAACCGCATGATCAACGAGACGATCCGCAAGAAGCTCGGCCTCGCCGCGGAGAAAGTGCCGTCGACGCTGCATGACTTCGGCAACACGAGCGGCGCATCGCTGCCCGTGACGATGACCGCGCGGCTTCACGACACGCTCGACGACGCAAAGCATCGGCTGCTGCTGTGCGGATTCGGCATCGGGCTGTCATGGGGCGGCGCGATCGTCGACATCGAATCGGCCAAGTTCCCGGCGCTGATAGAGGCATGA
- a CDS encoding acyl carrier protein yields MTNAPDNPGAWFCGIDRRRAAHSERITLRAYVAIFKESLMSSVTTQLTIEQFIEQFLIAVDFQDPVEVTAETELLSLPEWDSLASLGVIVMFDTDFGKTISGDDIKKCVTLADLHKLLG; encoded by the coding sequence ATGACAAACGCTCCCGACAATCCTGGTGCATGGTTCTGCGGCATCGACCGCCGCCGAGCCGCCCATTCTGAGCGAATCACCCTTCGCGCCTATGTCGCGATATTCAAGGAGTCATTGATGTCTTCCGTCACCACGCAACTCACGATCGAACAGTTCATCGAACAATTTCTGATTGCCGTCGATTTCCAGGACCCCGTCGAAGTCACGGCGGAAACGGAACTCCTCAGCCTGCCTGAGTGGGATTCCCTCGCGTCGCTCGGCGTCATCGTCATGTTCGACACCGACTTCGGCAAAACCATCTCCGGCGACGACATCAAGAAGTGCGTGACGCTGGCCGACCTGCACAAGCTGCTCGGATAA
- a CDS encoding Rieske 2Fe-2S domain-containing protein — protein sequence MIEPVLPPACYTDQAWFDREQKKIFGELWLLVGLTQQLQDENSFIARNLGGVPVLVQRVDGKLRAYRNACAHRGMPIQQADCGKRKLICPYHSWTYNGDGSLRGIPNDKLYQICKSQRSELRLQTFALEVVGNFVFVNLSAEPIPITEQYSSDMLRVLEGISAYFAPEVSYTTFNVDYNWKLNFENILDWNHVSFVHKDTFAPLLEYSSDGAQHGASTITSPLFGEGRPLADVEFYSGEIPARPVELADLSQLRRCSLPYAPRWYSGLFERAADPGALVNCLLFPNVNFGSIHGEHFFLQQYVPVAPDKFEYHSWVFTTQLKDGTPPQPHLLWGIHHAEKRVVDEDVVLLNTLQKSLKSDSRINVLGDHEAPLAAMGTWYMQHLNEEGTP from the coding sequence ATGATCGAACCTGTCCTGCCACCCGCCTGCTATACGGACCAAGCGTGGTTCGATCGTGAGCAGAAAAAAATCTTCGGCGAACTTTGGCTGCTCGTCGGTCTCACGCAGCAACTGCAAGACGAGAACAGCTTCATCGCGCGTAACCTGGGCGGCGTGCCCGTGCTCGTACAGAGGGTCGACGGGAAGCTGCGCGCTTATCGCAACGCCTGCGCCCATCGTGGCATGCCCATTCAGCAGGCCGACTGCGGCAAACGCAAGCTAATCTGCCCGTATCACAGCTGGACCTATAACGGCGATGGAAGCCTGCGCGGCATCCCGAACGACAAGCTCTACCAGATCTGCAAAAGTCAACGAAGCGAACTGCGTTTGCAGACGTTCGCGCTGGAGGTGGTCGGCAACTTCGTGTTCGTCAATCTGAGCGCGGAACCAATACCGATCACCGAACAATACTCGAGCGACATGCTGCGTGTGCTCGAAGGCATCTCGGCGTACTTCGCGCCCGAAGTGTCGTACACGACGTTCAACGTCGATTACAACTGGAAGCTGAACTTCGAGAACATTCTCGACTGGAATCACGTTTCGTTTGTGCATAAGGACACCTTCGCGCCGCTGCTCGAATATTCGAGCGACGGTGCGCAGCATGGCGCGTCGACGATCACTTCTCCATTGTTCGGAGAAGGGCGTCCTCTTGCGGACGTCGAATTCTACTCGGGCGAAATACCGGCGCGTCCCGTCGAGCTCGCGGATCTTTCGCAGCTCAGGCGGTGCAGCTTGCCTTATGCGCCTCGCTGGTATTCCGGCTTGTTCGAGCGGGCGGCGGATCCAGGCGCGCTGGTCAACTGCCTGCTGTTTCCCAACGTGAATTTCGGCTCAATCCACGGCGAGCACTTTTTCTTGCAGCAGTATGTGCCCGTCGCGCCGGACAAGTTCGAGTACCACTCTTGGGTTTTCACGACACAGCTCAAGGACGGCACGCCGCCGCAGCCGCATCTGCTGTGGGGCATCCATCATGCGGAAAAACGGGTCGTCGATGAAGACGTGGTTTTGCTGAATACGCTGCAGAAGTCGCTGAAGTCGGATTCGCGCATCAACGTGCTGGGCGATCACGAGGCGCCGCTCGCGGCGATGGGGACGTGGTACATGCAACATCTGAATGAAGAAGGTACGCCATGA